One stretch of Spirochaetota bacterium DNA includes these proteins:
- a CDS encoding glycerophosphodiester phosphodiesterase family protein codes for MNRNIPFILGHRGIPGLSFENTVPSFLKIKENKIDGTEFDVLLTHDGIPVVYHDFSLKRFTGKSIKIEEIDYEDLKKIELIDFDKKITYIPTIYEVIEILKDCNLINIEIKEERRNDERTENKVIEVIKKYKIEDRVVVSSFNPFVIYRLKNKAPWLKRGLLVSKIGTPFYIKKMYFLKYASPDYIHFDIRMLHDPVLDKLFNKNYKFVFWCVDNLNELCLAMKYNPIFIISNIPHNIKNYFYK; via the coding sequence ATGAACAGAAATATTCCATTTATATTAGGTCATAGAGGAATACCGGGTTTATCATTTGAAAACACCGTTCCATCTTTTTTGAAAATAAAAGAAAATAAAATTGATGGAACAGAATTTGATGTTTTACTGACTCATGATGGTATTCCGGTTGTTTATCATGACTTTTCATTAAAAAGGTTTACAGGAAAAAGTATAAAAATAGAAGAAATTGATTATGAAGACTTAAAAAAAATTGAATTAATTGATTTTGATAAAAAAATTACTTATATCCCAACAATTTATGAGGTAATTGAAATATTAAAAGATTGTAATTTAATAAACATTGAAATAAAAGAAGAGAGAAGAAATGATGAAAGAACAGAAAACAAGGTAATAGAGGTAATTAAAAAATATAAAATTGAAGATAGAGTTGTTGTATCTTCATTTAATCCTTTTGTTATTTATAGGTTAAAAAATAAAGCTCCTTGGTTAAAAAGAGGATTGTTGGTTTCAAAAATAGGAACTCCTTTTTATATTAAAAAAATGTATTTTCTAAAATATGCTTCACCTGATTATATTCATTTTGATATAAGAATGTTACATGATCCTGTTCTTGATAAATTATTTAATAAAAATTATAAATTTGTTTTTTGGTGTGTTGATAATTTGAATGAGTTATGTTTAGCGATGAAATATAATCCAATATTTATAATATCAAATATTCCACATAATATTAAAAACTATTTTTATAAATAA
- a CDS encoding ABC transporter permease, which yields MNPNNFNNFNKKNNLNYISVLINTIIIFLVFIGTTMYMASYFSGVIFIILSVILYFIYKLKYEQEEERSKIVKKWIKSISLPLIGIGISVIIGGIIMFITGYDPFLAYRALFYGGFYKNWHVSVLNAVPLIFTGLSISIAFQAGLFNIGAEGQYYIGAIMAAFLGLYLNLPPFFSILLIFILGGLSAALYNFIPAFLKVKTGAHEVITTMMLAHIARLSSPMFIRLLGGQRNINIYTPKTDDILINNRLPRFADLTIMGNKIFENTNYRVHIGILIAIICAILVYIILYYTKLGFEIRSVGLNKNASKVAGISSGRITIISLMFAGFLAGLSGVVQVTGLDYKLFENLEAGYGWNGISVALLASNNPIGVIFTALLWGALNAGGQYMSRTTQIPNSIVEIIKGIILFLVVARYLYNYVTNRLIRKSNI from the coding sequence ATGAATCCGAACAATTTTAATAATTTTAACAAAAAAAATAATCTCAATTATATAAGTGTTTTAATAAATACAATAATTATTTTTCTTGTTTTTATTGGAACAACTATGTATATGGCCTCATATTTTTCAGGAGTTATATTTATAATTTTATCAGTAATATTATATTTTATTTATAAATTAAAATATGAACAAGAAGAAGAAAGAAGTAAAATTGTCAAAAAATGGATAAAATCTATATCACTACCTTTAATAGGTATAGGTATATCTGTAATAATTGGTGGAATTATAATGTTTATAACTGGTTACGATCCTTTTTTAGCTTATAGAGCTTTATTTTATGGAGGATTTTATAAAAACTGGCATGTTTCTGTTTTGAATGCAGTTCCTTTAATTTTCACTGGTTTATCAATATCCATTGCTTTTCAAGCTGGACTTTTTAATATTGGAGCAGAGGGGCAATATTATATTGGAGCTATAATGGCTGCTTTTCTTGGTTTATATTTAAATTTACCACCATTTTTTTCTATTTTATTAATATTTATTTTAGGAGGTTTATCAGCAGCTCTATATAATTTTATACCAGCTTTTTTAAAAGTTAAAACAGGAGCTCACGAAGTTATAACAACTATGATGCTTGCTCATATTGCAAGGTTAAGTTCTCCAATGTTTATTAGGCTTCTTGGTGGTCAAAGGAATATAAATATTTATACTCCAAAAACTGATGATATTCTTATAAATAATAGATTACCAAGATTTGCTGATTTAACTATTATGGGTAATAAGATTTTTGAAAATACTAATTATAGGGTTCATATAGGAATCTTAATTGCTATTATTTGTGCTATTTTAGTGTATATCATTTTATATTATACAAAATTAGGTTTTGAAATAAGATCTGTTGGATTGAATAAAAATGCTTCTAAAGTTGCAGGTATTTCATCAGGGAGAATCACAATAATATCTTTAATGTTTGCTGGATTTTTAGCAGGTTTGTCTGGTGTTGTTCAAGTTACAGGACTTGATTATAAATTATTTGAGAATCTTGAAGCAGGGTATGGATGGAATGGGATTTCTGTTGCATTACTTGCTTCGAATAATCCTATTGGAGTGATTTTTACTGCTTTATTATGGGGAGCTTTAAATGCTGGCGGACAATATATGTCAAGAACTACTCAGATTCCAAATTCAATTGTGGAAATAATTAAAGGGATAATTTTGTTTTTAGTTGTTGCAAGATATTTATACAATTATGTAACAAATAGATTGATTAGAAAATCTAATATTTAA